ATCTATCAAGGAGATGTGATACAAAACAATGGGCTGAGGCATGTGAATGACTCAATCATCCTTATAGAAaaacaaacaaatgaggtatcacttTGGTTCATTTATGTTTAGTGACATAAATTGGACAAACTAATCCTTATTCCCAAAAAAATAGGAGAGGCTTTATGAATCCTATAATTTCGCACAAACTAGCAGGTGGGGCACTCCTGATAAAACATGAATTATATAAAGAGTCTATTTAGAAAAAGCATATTCATGTGCATGAACACCAACCTGATTACCCAAATAGAAAAATACATGAGCATTGACAGAActatatgaaaaataatttggAGAGTTCTACTCaactaaataaattaaattaaacgaATTAAGCCAAAAAAGGCAAAGAGTACCAAGAAGTAGAGTTTCCTAATAATATACTAATATGATTAATTACTTGAGAACACAGATATGCATCAACAAAATTTAATATCCTTGTTTCAACAAAACCTTAATAATTGACATGTAACTACTAGCAGAAATtgacaaaaagaaaatgttttatcTGATCTAGTGAGCCGAATCAATTAATCATATAAGGACAAAAATGCCAAGACAGGTAAAACACATTCAAGAGAAGTGCAGTCAATTCTGATCAGATAAACAGACAAAACAGTTGCCTCTTGTGTTTGTTATGATAATCTGTGAATACTGCTTGTTGAACTTACTTGACCACTAAGTGATTGATCAATCACAGCTCCAAATATTATGTTTGCACTTGGATCAACAAGGTCATATATTACTTCAGCAGCTGCATTTACCTGCATATATGCAAACAAAAACAAAGCATCAAATAAGCCGAAGTTCCCCTTGGCATCAAAAGAATAAATGTATGTTAAAAATCTTGGTCCAGGAATGGTTTTGGTACTCCACCGGACCAGTATAATATTGGTACATCAAACAGTATATCAAACTGTACCCCCCAGTATCATACAACTCACCTCATACAATGTTAAATCACTTCCGCCAGTGATATTCCAGACAATCCCCGTAGCTCTTTCAATACCAATATCTAGTAATGGGGACTGAATAGCATTCAGTGCAGCATCTCTTGCCCTTGTCTTGCCTGCAATATATAGTAAAAGATACTCAACTAAGTGCCTAATAATAGTGCagttcattcaacttaaggtttTACTGTTTAACAATAAATTGCATTCAATTAAGCAGCATGAGTTTCTGAAACATGCTACAAGGCTATTACTGAAGTATATTGGAGCTTGCTTTACTAGTTGATTGATATCACTCCCGAGTAATACAACAATTCAGAAAGGTATTCAGATGCTAATCGAGTAGAATATCTTTTTTCTACAGAAGTGTGTTAATTACCAGAATTCAATATCATTTTCTCTTTCTTATATCTAAGCAACATAAGGAGTTACAATATAACAAAATATCATCACATAATTTATCCATTTTACATTTTAAGTGAGTTCTAGTTGTCATTAGTTTGCGGAAAAGATTTGCTGCACAAGCTACAAGTACTATAAATGCAGTAATCTTTTATTGCCATATGCAACTATATCATATCCTATTTTTTAAAGATTTGACATAATGATTGACAATCATTGGGCTTTAATgaacattaaaaaatatatatgcttaACAATAGTTTCATCTTGAATTACCTGTTGCAGTtcctatacccattaatgatgaaccTGCATCTGCCATAATTGCCCGCACATCAGCAAAGTCAACATTTACTAGCCCGGGTACCTAAAATAAAAATGTGTAATGGTCAAATACGAAGTTGAATAAGCATACAGATGCTTGAGACCCTTATAAAGTACTGGAAGTTGATTGTTCTCTATGAATAGAACTTCaggaaaataaaattatatatgagaAACAGAATTTGGAGTTTCCTAGTTTCGTACTTCAACAAACGACCAATATCACTAATAAGTTACAACGTTATTTATCAAGTTGGACTTGGTAAACTTGCTAAGATAACATTAGTTGTTTACGCTCTAGAAAAGCCTAGATATAAGGAAAAAAGATCTGGAGAATATTCACACAAAAAATGGCCATCCGATTCATACCGTGATTATATCAGAAATACCACGGACACCTTGCCTAAGTATATCGTCAGCCAAGTTAAATGCTTCTATCATAGGAGTGTTTGGAGAAACAGCTGACAATAATTTGTCATTTGGGATGACAATCAGTGTATCAACGCTGTCTCTTAAAGCAGCAATTCCTTCTTGAGCTTGAACTGCCCTTCTTCGTCCTTCAAATGAAAATGGAGTTGTGACAATACCTACGGTCAAAACACCCATTGACTTGGCTATCCCAGCAATTATAGGAGCACCTCCAGTCCCAGTACCTCCACCCATTCCAGCCTACAGACATTTAATTGCAGAAAGTCTGATATGACCTTGCTTTAAGGAGTCAGCAGAGGAATTTAGAAATAAGTACAACTATAAAATATAGAGTTAAAAGCACATGTTTATATGGCGAAGAATACATCCAGAGAACTAGGACAAATGAGTTTTCAATGCACATAGAAGATTAGTTTATTATCATAACTATCCAAGATTCAGACCACTATGCACTCAACCATGCTCAGCATCAATTCCATATCTCCACAAAATAGAATAAGTTGCTTACTCCATAGTGTGGTGATGCATGTAATGCCACAAGATGATTTGCTTAACAGAAACTTGTAGCAACATtagtcaaaaatatatatttctagaTATATCTATAATTTTCACTAAGTGAATCCTGTACAGCGCTTACAGGGTTAATTACCTAGATTAGATGAACAATTCAGCATGACGATCAACCAATTTTGCATGCATATAATTAGTTATTCATAAGGCAAGTGCAGTTAAGGAAATCTCACAGTACACATGCATGTTCTCCAACATTATTTCATGATAAGGAATCAAATTTCTGAAATACCAACAACCAACTAGATATTTGATGTGACAGTATTTAGGTAATAAAATCAACAGTAGAACTTTCAAAATCTTGTGATTACATGAATAGAGTACCACCAGCTAATTCTGCTCCTAAtgtttaatttttctatttaatTAAGTTGGCATTCCTAAATCATTTTTAATGAATCCCAAGTCAGACAAACTGATAATAGATGTACCACATATCATGATTCTGCTGGTAACTTTCAGCATTTAGTGGGTGTAAATTAGTAATATGGAATGAAGCAGATGGTCTCCCTTATGGATGTCCATGTATGTCACTTGTGTCTGTACAGAGAATGTGTGAACATAACAAAGTAGCAGTGACTGTGTCTATGTGTGAAGATAAAACTGTAGAAATGTTTCAATTTGTTTGTGCAGCTTTTTTATATCATTCATATGGCGACTCAGTCTCATCTTGCAGCAATGTCATATCATAATCTTATCCAGATCATAAAATTCATAGGGGAAGCAAATACAAAGCCACTCATCAAAAAGGTGATGAAATGACCCCAGTGATCTATACTTGATCTGCATGAGTTTTCATAGGGACCTCACTGTCATAGTGTAAGAATGCATAAGGATGGTTATTGCCCTATGGTTACATGTGTATTGTATAATACTTGAAGCTCTTCTATCAAGGATGTTTGATGACCAAATTTAGACTACAAAACCTAAGGTCCAGAGTTTCTTGAGTTGTGGAATTGTCATAAAGCTGAacaacagatttttttttttaataaaaaatgtaAAGGACCAATAACACAGCAGAGTTTGGCATATATCAAGGCACAAAAAACTCTTAATACATATCGAAAGTTTCAGATCAATTTTGCAGACTTTTTCTTGTAACTTTGACATAAGGTAGTATTATAGTGTGCAACTCACTATATCATTTACCAATGATGATACTAAatgatcaaagaagaagaagaaaagatcaCACCATTAAGTGGCTAATATGCTGAAAGAATATTATGTCTTTACCGTCACAAAGACCATGTCAGCACCATAGACAGCCTCTTGTATCAATTCTTTGCTTTCTTTGGCAGCATTCATGCCAACATCTGGATTACCACCAGCACCAAGGCCTTTGGTTAGTTCTTCACCAATCTGCAGGCGATGTTCAGGGTAGATGGATGACATTCTCATTGCTTGGACATCTGTGTTAACTATCCAAAACTCCACACCTTTCATGGAACTTTCAATCATTCTATTGACAGCGTTGGAGCCCCCACCACCGACACCAATGACCTTGATCTTGGCCTCATTATACTCGTTCGGAGAAGGCCACTCCCTTGAGCTCACCGTAGTAAGATCCGAGTACTCTCCTCGCAACAGGAAACCATCAGGCTGACGATTCAAGAAAGGGTCTTTACTGTCATATGGACTGGTTCTGTGAGAATTGGCCAAACACCTAGCACGGGGAAAACGAGAAACACGACCTTCCCTTCCGTCGAGCATTTCAACCGAGACCTTTCTACCAATCCATCGATCCGTTACTTCTCTGCCACCAAGCTTGGGGGAATTCTGAAGGAAACATTCGTGAGCCAACGGTGTAAAACATGGCAAATGTGTCGTCATCTCGGCAAATTCACCGGAATCTCGGCAGCTTATACGATATATTCTAGAATTGAGACCACCACGAATGCGGCTTCTGCACTCCTCGCATCTGCAGTGGTGGGTGTTCTGCCGAGACCTACTCACGGAAACAAGAAGGGAAGAAAAACCCAAATGGCATTCAGTTGACCGACAAGAAGCTTCACCACATCTTGAAGACTAATTTGTTCAAGAAAATGTAGATAAGCTTGACAGGGACGGTCAGCAAGGTTCACAAACCCCAGAGTTAGAGCATGGAATTCAACTGAGCGGGGAAAGACCGAGGAAATCGCAAGAGGGAAACTACCAAGAAAAAGACGGGAAACCCAAATCCGAGGGTGCAAATGAAGCAAGAGGAACGCAAAAGAAAATTCAGCACGTTTAGCAAGAAAGAGGAAGAGACCTGATGATATCCGAGCGCTTgtcggcgagagagagagagagagagagaggagggtttTGGAAACCTGGTTCTTGATCTCTCCTGTGGTGGAGAAGAGGGGGACAGTGACGGAAGCGTTGAAACCCCCGCCGTCCCTAAAACaaaccctttttttcttttttattttccttcaataaccctttttttttattttttgctataTTACCTACCATCACCTCCCTAAAAGTTGCCGATTGGGACACGACAAGAGTAACGGGTACGAAGCCTGCGTACTGCGTCGTTCGTgccacgtgtatatatatatatatatatatatatatatataaccttttgtttttcttttatatatatatatatatatatatatatatgtatatatatatatatatatatatacatatatgtatatatatatatatatacatatatgtatatatatatatatatatacatatatgtatatatatacatatatgtatatatatacatatatgtatatatatacatatatgtatatatatatacatatatgtatatatatgaacttTTTTAATCCCCTCGAGTCCTACGAAGGTAAcagtaattaaataaaaataaatataaaatagtttttcaagGATTTCTAAAATATATGAACTTTTTTGAGTTAATGTTTACATCAGATCTTAATGTTATACCCAATTCATTcagatatatgaaaaatataaacaaataaaagAGTACCCAATTCATTTAGATCCTCAACTTCATAGGATTACactacaaaagagaaaagaaacaaaagataaaTGCAATAGGAAAGAAATGAACAATGGTGGCTCAGTTCAGCTTCCAATCTGAAGTAGTACACTCTTGTTAACAAGAACATCACACAAAACTAAATAACCTATGCATAAAAGTCCTACAGAAAACGAAATCCAAAATGCTCCTCTGCTGCTCCAAAGAATGCAAACTCCTGCTACAGTCGAGTGTATCTCAGATGAAACTAGGAGCATCAGCCCAACATTTTTTATTTCCTCTAAACAAAACTTCACATCAGAAACAATGTACCATCCAGAATAAGTGAACCTGTGACCAAAACATTTGCATGACAATAGTATGTAATAAAAACAGAATGATGAGCGCCCAACAAACTGCAGGCATCGTTTAAGTTTCAAGAACCAATCAAAAGTGTAACATGATCAATCTAATAATAAAGAAAGCGTACCGATGTAGGGTGGGAAGAGATAATATATGCAACTTTACCTACACAATAAAAGAGATACTTGACTCACAAGGAAAAGGTGTCATCTGGAAACTTTACCTACATCTTATCGACTTAGCAAGGAAAAGGTGTCATCTGGAAACTGTGAAACAAGTAACTGCACCAACATGACCACAATAGATCTTGAATGTTGAACAAGTGTAATCTGGAACAAAGTTCGCCATGACTTCACAGATTGTCAAAAtaccaaatttaaagaaaaaaacaaacCAAACTTCACCTTCTCTTGCAAAAAGATAacagacataaaaaaaaaagaactatcaTATAATAGTGGCTTGCAAAGTCTTTTTACTCCGGAAAAAATTGGTGAATAATCAGGGAAAAGAATGAACTTTAGTTTGGAGAAATTTACTATTTCATGAAGACACAAGACTATGAAGTCCAAAAATGAGAAAATAAAAGACAAGAATAACAtcttaaaataatataatctagGTGAATGCTCAATTGATTTTATAATTTGGTACTCTGAACAGTTCTCAGGTGACAGAAAACAATTGGGATCTGCCACAAACTCAACAAGTATACAAAAGAATAGACTGGCCTAGTTACAGATTCAACTGTCATGAGGTAGACAATTTGACTCAGTTATGAGGATAAGAGCACTCTTTCTCTGACCTAGATTTTGAATATCCAGGGAACATGGGCTCTCTTTAAAAGTTCAATTTTAAATCTGAAAGGTCATCCATTGGAATTTCTAGGCCCACCAGATCATGATCTTGTAGTGCATCTTCATCAACATTTAACCAAGAACCAATATCCTGACCTTGTCCACCCAGCCCTTCGGTGACATCTAATTCATCGATAGAGTCTATCCCATGTAGTGGTAGGTTTGTGAAAATAGCATCATCGATCTCTTTAGACGAATCATGGGCAATCGTACTCGAACTTTGCAATTCAATTTCTTGATCAATTTTGGTGATAATATTGTTCACTGTGTCAAAGGGTTCATGCAATGCTGGTGACATAAAATTAGCTGCCTCTGTAACTCTGCCAAGACCATTTCCGGAAGTTGACAACTGAGCTATCTTTTGTTTGGGCTTTGTCTTTGTTTTCCGTTCACCCCTGCCGCTGCTTAATGATGGACGGCCAGCTTTAGCAGTAGAGCTTCTTCCTAATGTATCTTTGTTCTGATCCCTATCTCTTTCAGTCTTTTTCCATTTTGCACTACTTGGAAGAGTGTGTGTAGGAGTTGACGAGGCTCTAGAAGCAGCACCTGTAACATCATCCAGAAGCACCTCCTTCTTCCTTTTATTAACTGATGGGTCGCCCATCTGAGGAAAACCTTGATATGGATCTAATGGACCTCGATCAATCTTATTCCCAAGCCCATGTCTCGCTGACATGATAGATGTTACACCTGAAAGCCAAGTAGCAGAAGGTGTATCTATTACCACAGTAAAAAAGAAATAGTAAAGGAAATCCTCAGAATAGATGGATTTATGATGAGAACTCTTTGATAATAGCTAGGGTGTCAAGAGACAGACCCTGGCTAGGCCTGGATTAGACCACTGCCAGCCTACAACTTTTCCTTAAGACCCATGCCCAACTCAGAGCACCAAAAATACAAATAAATGTGACTAGTTGTTGAATCTTTTATAAGCAAAATAAGTTTGCACTCCATTATGTACTTGTTGCATTTATGAACTTATAATAGTAATATAAATACCACATAACATAGGGGTCATATGTAGACACCTGCATATTATGAGATTCACCAACAAAAGCATTATATGTACCACTGCTACCAGTCAGACACATAAAAGGTCTAAATTTCAGCCTGGTACTATATGGTGTGCTTAAAGGAAGGGAGAGGTGTTGGGCTAGCAAGTAAGCCCAGCCCACTGACTCTACTAATAAGAAAATGATGAAAGAGAAGTGCCTGATCATGTTATATTGAAATTAAACACCAAATAAAGGTATAAACAAACAAATGTGACCAGCATATGAAATCTATAGTAGGTGAAAATAATCATGCTGCTACA
The window above is part of the Musa acuminata AAA Group cultivar baxijiao chromosome BXJ2-6, Cavendish_Baxijiao_AAA, whole genome shotgun sequence genome. Proteins encoded here:
- the LOC135614773 gene encoding cell division protein FtsZ homolog 2-2, chloroplastic-like, which codes for MTTHLPCFTPLAHECFLQNSPKLGGREVTDRWIGRKVSVEMLDGREGRVSRFPRARCLANSHRTSPYDSKDPFLNRQPDGFLLRGEYSDLTTVSSREWPSPNEYNEAKIKVIGVGGGGSNAVNRMIESSMKGVEFWIVNTDVQAMRMSSIYPEHRLQIGEELTKGLGAGGNPDVGMNAAKESKELIQEAVYGADMVFVTAGMGGGTGTGGAPIIAGIAKSMGVLTVGIVTTPFSFEGRRRAVQAQEGIAALRDSVDTLIVIPNDKLLSAVSPNTPMIEAFNLADDILRQGVRGISDIITVPGLVNVDFADVRAIMADAGSSLMGIGTATGKTRARDAALNAIQSPLLDIGIERATGIVWNITGGSDLTLYEVNAAAEVIYDLVDPSANIIFGAVIDQSLSGQVSITLIATGLKRQDEQEGRNLQGAQLGHGDNLGMKRHSNSRSTEGGIVEIPEFLRKKVHSRSPRF